From the genome of Elusimicrobium sp., one region includes:
- the mtaB gene encoding tRNA (N(6)-L-threonylcarbamoyladenosine(37)-C(2))-methylthiotransferase MtaB: MTTFFIKTFGCRVNQVESQAILEQFLRSGMAVADSFETADICVLNTCTVTHQADKDVEKQIRQILRRNPKARLVLTGCYAAAHSRSVKEKFPQAEIVGKYDLGKALFNTEDVCWTVSGHEGHSRAFIKIQDGCDCFCSYCIVPFARNIKRSKPLQDVLSEIKTLEEKGFAEVVLTGINIGNYLCPQSGADLAALCEEIARLPGNFRIRFSSIELQTVTEGVVRAMAAYPHRFCNYFHLPLQAGCDKVLRDMNRHYDTKAYRARVEDLRARVPHIGIFADVIAGYPTETEADFEETYSFIEENCLAGLHVFSYSPRPGTKAALLPQLPLQEIKRRAERLRDLDKKLRARFAASLVGTEQTVFMEERKDGLPHGISGNFQQVVLEGENIPTRGLVRVRITRAEGPLCFAEVL; the protein is encoded by the coding sequence ATGACTACTTTTTTTATTAAAACTTTCGGTTGTCGCGTTAACCAAGTGGAAAGCCAAGCCATTTTGGAACAGTTTTTGCGTTCGGGTATGGCAGTGGCCGATTCCTTTGAAACGGCTGATATTTGTGTGCTAAACACTTGTACCGTTACGCATCAAGCCGATAAAGATGTGGAAAAGCAAATCCGTCAAATTTTGCGCCGCAACCCGAAGGCGCGTTTGGTACTTACGGGTTGTTATGCTGCGGCACATAGCCGGTCGGTAAAGGAAAAATTCCCCCAAGCCGAAATTGTTGGTAAGTACGATTTGGGCAAAGCCCTGTTTAATACCGAAGATGTATGCTGGACGGTTTCCGGCCATGAAGGGCACAGCCGTGCTTTTATCAAAATACAAGACGGGTGTGATTGTTTCTGTTCGTATTGTATTGTTCCGTTTGCGCGGAACATAAAACGATCCAAACCGTTGCAAGATGTATTGAGCGAGATTAAAACCTTGGAAGAAAAAGGTTTTGCGGAAGTTGTGCTGACGGGCATTAACATCGGCAATTATCTTTGTCCCCAAAGCGGTGCGGATTTGGCCGCCCTTTGCGAAGAAATTGCCCGTTTGCCCGGAAATTTCAGGATTCGTTTTTCCTCTATTGAACTTCAAACGGTAACCGAGGGTGTCGTGCGCGCGATGGCCGCTTATCCGCATCGTTTTTGCAATTACTTCCATTTGCCTTTACAAGCCGGGTGCGACAAAGTACTGCGGGATATGAACCGCCACTATGATACAAAAGCCTATCGGGCCCGCGTGGAAGATTTACGCGCCCGGGTACCTCATATAGGCATTTTTGCCGATGTGATAGCGGGCTATCCCACGGAAACGGAAGCCGATTTCGAAGAAACTTATTCTTTTATCGAAGAAAATTGTTTGGCGGGGTTGCATGTGTTTAGTTATTCTCCGCGGCCCGGTACCAAAGCGGCTCTTTTACCGCAACTTCCCTTGCAGGAAATCAAACGCCGTGCCGAACGCTTGCGCGACTTGGATAAAAAACTGCGCGCGCGGTTTGCCGCCTCTCTTGTAGGAACGGAACAAACAGTGTTTATGGAAGAACGCAAGGACGGTTTGCCTCACGGTATTAGTGGCAACTTTCAGCAAGTGGTGTTGGAAGGGGAAAATATCCCTACCCGCGGCTTGGTGCGGGTTCGCATCACCCGTGCGGAAGGGCCGTTGTGTTTCGCGGAAGTTTTATAG
- the dnaK gene encoding molecular chaperone DnaK: protein MAKIIGIDLGTSNTAAAVMEGGRGTIIPSAEGSSIGGKAFPSYVAFTKDGQRLVGEPARRQAIANPEGTVTAFKRKMGENYKFNLRGQEFTPQQLSAFVLQKVKKDAEAFLGETVEKAVITVPAYFNDNQRQATKDAGRIAGLEVVRLVNEPTAAALAFGIDKAGKEQKVLVFDLGGGTLDVTIMEMGKEGTFDVLSTSGDTQLGGTDMDNAIISWMIDEFRKQTGIDLTNDKQAAQRLKDAAEKAKIELSTTMETDINLPYLSVGEDGPKHLELRLSRAKLENLVDDIVKRCGKSVNQALSDASLSASQIDRIILVGGPTRMPIVQKYVEDLVGKKIERGIDPMECVSIGAAVQAGILTGEVKDVLLLDVTPLSLGLETLGGVCTRLIERNTTIPVRKTQVFSTASDNQPAVTINVLQGERPMAKDNVPLGKFDLDGIPPAPRGVPQIEVTFDIDANGILNVSAKDLGTNKEQHITITSSNKLSDAEVDKFVKEAEKFAEEDKKQKEIIEAKNQGDSVLFQTEKALKEYGDKVSQEERGKIDQALNDLRDALKTDDAAKIKSATDAALQASQKLGEAMYKAQQGAAGAAGAQPGADAAQAGAANNGGKDDVVEAEVVDK from the coding sequence ATGGCTAAAATTATTGGTATTGACTTAGGAACTTCTAACACGGCTGCCGCCGTTATGGAAGGCGGTAGAGGAACGATTATTCCCTCTGCCGAAGGAAGTTCTATCGGCGGAAAAGCTTTTCCGTCTTATGTTGCGTTTACGAAAGACGGGCAACGCCTCGTAGGGGAACCGGCTCGCCGTCAGGCCATCGCCAACCCCGAAGGCACTGTAACCGCCTTCAAACGCAAAATGGGGGAAAACTACAAATTTAACTTGCGCGGTCAGGAATTTACGCCTCAACAACTTTCCGCGTTTGTCTTGCAAAAAGTAAAAAAAGACGCCGAAGCCTTTTTGGGCGAAACGGTAGAAAAAGCCGTTATCACGGTGCCTGCTTATTTTAACGATAACCAACGCCAGGCCACCAAAGATGCCGGCCGCATCGCCGGGCTCGAAGTGGTGCGCTTGGTAAACGAACCGACCGCCGCCGCGTTGGCCTTCGGTATCGACAAAGCCGGTAAAGAACAAAAAGTTCTCGTTTTCGACTTGGGTGGCGGTACTTTGGACGTAACCATCATGGAAATGGGAAAAGAAGGTACCTTTGATGTGCTTTCCACCTCCGGGGATACGCAACTGGGCGGTACGGATATGGACAATGCCATCATTTCTTGGATGATTGACGAATTCCGCAAACAAACCGGTATCGATTTGACCAACGACAAACAAGCCGCTCAACGCTTGAAAGACGCCGCCGAAAAGGCCAAAATCGAACTTTCCACCACCATGGAAACCGATATTAACTTGCCTTACCTTTCCGTAGGGGAAGACGGCCCGAAACACTTGGAACTTCGTTTGTCTCGTGCCAAATTGGAAAACTTGGTGGACGACATTGTTAAACGCTGCGGTAAATCGGTCAATCAAGCCTTGTCCGATGCTTCCTTAAGCGCTTCCCAAATCGACCGCATCATCTTGGTCGGCGGCCCTACCCGCATGCCGATTGTGCAAAAATATGTGGAAGATTTGGTCGGTAAAAAAATTGAACGCGGTATTGACCCGATGGAATGCGTGTCTATCGGTGCGGCCGTACAAGCCGGTATTTTGACCGGGGAAGTGAAAGATGTGCTTCTGTTGGACGTAACCCCGCTTTCCTTAGGTTTGGAAACCTTGGGCGGCGTGTGCACTCGCCTGATTGAACGCAACACCACGATTCCGGTGCGCAAAACGCAAGTATTTTCTACCGCTTCGGACAACCAACCCGCGGTAACCATCAATGTCTTGCAAGGGGAACGCCCCATGGCTAAAGACAATGTGCCGCTCGGTAAATTTGACTTGGACGGTATCCCGCCGGCTCCGCGCGGTGTGCCGCAAATTGAAGTAACGTTTGATATTGATGCCAACGGTATCTTAAATGTTTCCGCTAAAGACTTGGGCACCAATAAAGAACAACATATCACCATTACTTCTTCCAACAAACTCAGCGATGCCGAAGTAGATAAATTCGTCAAAGAAGCCGAAAAGTTTGCCGAAGAAGATAAAAAACAAAAAGAAATCATTGAAGCCAAAAACCAAGGCGACAGCGTGCTTTTCCAAACGGAAAAAGCCCTCAAAGAATACGGCGATAAAGTATCCCAAGAGGAACGCGGTAAAATCGACCAAGCCCTTAACGACTTGCGCGATGCTTTGAAAACCGACGATGCCGCCAAAATCAAATCCGCCACCGATGCGGCTTTGCAAGCCAGCCAAAAATTAGGCGAAGCCATGTACAAAGCCCAACAAGGTGCCGCCGGTGCGGCCGGGGCCCAACCGGGTGCCGATGCTGCCCAAGCCGGTGCGGCCAATAACGGCGGTAAAGATGATGTGGTAGAAGCCGAAGTGGTTGATAAATAA
- a CDS encoding TatD family deoxyribonuclease, with protein MQFIDSHAHLNDPAFDQDRDTLITQALPQAGVIQSIEIGCAPEEWKQALALAEKFPQQIYAVLGVHPEYAPLLTEAGLQELSTLVSHKKNLAVGEIGLDYTCLDIAGKDLQQQVFSQLLSLANHTNKPVVLHVRREGEDYAAYTDTFQTLKHGWTPSTSTAHPGVLHCFCARYEEAKQALDMGLLLGINGCFSYKKNEYIREAVKKAGADKIILETDCPYLSPQGKRGKRNDPSNIPLIAQFVADYLDMPLAELAEITTRNAHALYGTY; from the coding sequence ATGCAATTTATTGATTCTCACGCCCACTTAAACGACCCCGCTTTTGACCAAGACCGGGATACCTTAATCACGCAAGCACTTCCGCAAGCCGGGGTGATTCAAAGTATTGAAATCGGCTGCGCACCCGAAGAGTGGAAACAGGCTTTGGCTTTAGCCGAAAAATTTCCGCAACAAATCTATGCGGTTTTGGGGGTTCACCCCGAATACGCCCCTTTGCTTACCGAAGCGGGCCTGCAAGAATTAAGCACCCTTGTTTCGCATAAAAAAAATTTGGCGGTGGGCGAAATCGGCCTGGATTATACCTGCCTGGATATTGCCGGGAAAGATTTACAACAACAAGTTTTCAGCCAACTGCTTTCTTTGGCCAATCACACAAATAAGCCCGTGGTTCTTCATGTCCGCCGAGAAGGGGAAGATTATGCCGCTTACACGGACACTTTCCAGACGCTTAAACACGGGTGGACTCCTTCCACCTCTACCGCGCACCCGGGGGTGTTACATTGTTTTTGCGCCCGGTACGAAGAAGCCAAACAGGCTTTGGACATGGGGTTATTACTCGGTATCAACGGTTGTTTTTCGTATAAGAAAAACGAATATATCCGCGAAGCCGTCAAAAAAGCGGGCGCGGACAAAATTATTTTGGAAACGGACTGTCCGTACCTTTCCCCTCAGGGAAAACGCGGCAAACGCAACGACCCGTCCAATATACCCTTGATTGCTCAATTTGTGGCAGACTACCTGGATATGCCGCTGGCGGAACTGGCGGAAATTACCACGCGTAATGCCCACGCATTGTACGGAACTTATTAA
- a CDS encoding 16S rRNA (uracil(1498)-N(3))-methyltransferase encodes MPQYLADIKETEFFLMDEEAHHATSVARRKEGDEIRVFDGKGRQYMGRIDRVQKKFVRGTLLAPCEVRRVPLSLELCFAPNSRVGLEEVLDKGTQLGVSFFRPIITERSEYDVLKKWDGKNDRWHQIMISACKQCNTPFVPQILPPAKFTQVLAEQKPSLITYEAEQTHTLAWGMEQLGNPQAVRVFVGPAGGWTEEEISLAAEYRILPVTLGVNILRAETACIAAAAKLL; translated from the coding sequence ATGCCCCAATATTTAGCAGATATCAAAGAAACCGAATTTTTCTTAATGGACGAAGAAGCCCACCACGCCACCAGCGTTGCCCGCCGCAAAGAAGGGGACGAAATCCGCGTGTTTGACGGTAAAGGCCGTCAATACATGGGCCGAATAGACCGCGTCCAAAAGAAATTCGTACGCGGTACTTTGCTTGCCCCGTGCGAAGTGCGCCGTGTGCCGCTTTCGTTAGAACTTTGTTTTGCTCCCAATTCCCGCGTAGGGTTGGAGGAAGTGCTTGATAAGGGCACCCAACTCGGGGTTTCTTTCTTCCGCCCGATTATCACGGAAAGAAGCGAATATGATGTGCTGAAAAAATGGGACGGGAAAAACGACCGCTGGCATCAAATTATGATTTCTGCCTGTAAACAATGCAACACTCCTTTTGTGCCGCAGATTTTGCCTCCTGCTAAATTTACGCAGGTATTGGCTGAACAAAAACCTTCTTTAATTACTTACGAAGCCGAACAAACCCATACGCTTGCTTGGGGTATGGAACAACTCGGCAACCCGCAAGCCGTGCGTGTATTTGTGGGGCCTGCCGGCGGTTGGACGGAAGAAGAAATCTCTTTGGCGGCAGAATACCGCATTTTGCCCGTTACTTTGGGTGTAAACATTTTGCGTGCCGAAACGGCCTGTATTGCCGCAGCGGCTAAACTTTTATAA
- a CDS encoding alpha/beta fold hydrolase, which yields MFNRLLKFSAPFCLAFFASLPLFGAEEVISLSTQDGWILSALYSPAQENNRTVVLLHDLGKNKEQFSTFKNALAKEGFGYLALDLRGHGQSTNKEDYRKFAREGVDNQFNKMTRDVDAALSFLDKKRVPAASIVVLGAGLGANVAAKSMTFWPDTALLALISPTTNNRAVLSIPAMRLYKGNTLIAAGAADKKMFLEASVLRNVAFLTAGEGKVTFLTAYDLTSHEMLDKYLIPSLLQWLKTPQKPELLPDETEDASAEMTETEGVMVAPSDTEESLFPSVLENL from the coding sequence ATGTTCAACCGTTTGCTTAAATTTTCCGCGCCGTTTTGCTTGGCATTTTTTGCCTCTCTTCCGCTTTTCGGCGCGGAAGAAGTTATTTCCCTTTCCACGCAGGACGGATGGATACTATCCGCCCTCTATTCTCCCGCACAAGAAAACAACCGTACCGTCGTGTTATTGCACGATTTAGGTAAAAATAAAGAACAATTTTCCACTTTTAAGAACGCCCTTGCCAAAGAAGGCTTTGGCTATTTGGCTTTAGACTTAAGAGGCCACGGGCAAAGCACCAATAAAGAAGATTACCGCAAATTCGCCCGCGAAGGGGTGGATAACCAATTTAACAAAATGACCCGCGATGTGGACGCGGCACTTTCCTTTTTAGACAAAAAAAGAGTTCCGGCCGCAAGCATTGTTGTGTTAGGCGCGGGGTTAGGTGCCAATGTGGCTGCCAAAAGCATGACCTTTTGGCCCGACACTGCGCTACTGGCCCTCATCAGCCCCACTACCAACAACCGCGCGGTACTTTCTATTCCTGCCATGCGGCTTTATAAGGGCAACACTTTAATCGCCGCCGGGGCCGCGGATAAAAAAATGTTTTTGGAAGCCAGCGTGCTTCGCAATGTGGCTTTTTTAACGGCAGGCGAAGGCAAAGTTACCTTTTTGACCGCCTACGATTTAACTTCTCATGAAATGTTGGATAAGTATTTAATTCCGTCTCTTTTGCAATGGCTGAAAACTCCGCAAAAGCCGGAACTCCTTCCGGACGAAACGGAAGATGCTTCCGCCGAAATGACGGAAACCGAAGGGGTTATGGTTGCCCCTTCCGACACGGAAGAATCTCTCTTTCCGTCCGTACTTGAAAATTTATAG
- a CDS encoding septation protein SpoVG produces the protein MKITEIRIHLMGEDRLKAFASATFDDSFVVRNMKVVEGTKGVFLCMPSRKLPDGTHKDMVHPVNQEFREYLEESILKAYRQELLKNPQGPEKNISSTEAHEVK, from the coding sequence ATGAAAATCACGGAGATAAGGATTCATCTTATGGGAGAGGATCGCCTGAAGGCATTTGCCAGCGCAACATTTGACGATTCTTTCGTTGTAAGAAACATGAAGGTAGTGGAAGGAACGAAGGGCGTTTTTCTGTGTATGCCTTCCCGGAAATTACCGGACGGAACTCATAAAGACATGGTTCACCCAGTCAATCAAGAGTTTCGGGAGTACCTAGAGGAAAGCATTTTGAAAGCCTATCGGCAAGAATTGCTAAAGAATCCTCAAGGGCCAGAGAAAAACATCAGTTCCACAGAAGCACATGAAGTAAAGTAG
- a CDS encoding nucleotide exchange factor GrpE yields MSKKHQHKPAEQAAETELEQQDLPKAEEPEVKPEEVPAEEKKPDYYDQLLRLSADFDNYRKRTEREKASFLAYGKKQLAEKLLPSYEVLLRQQELLEKKDAEGTCAEELKNFQAGFRMIVTEMEKAFKSEGIERMDVLNKPYDPDTQEVMAMVPASAEQDGLVLQEVQMGFLLDGKVLRPARVLVGQHTEG; encoded by the coding sequence ATGAGTAAGAAACATCAACATAAACCGGCGGAACAAGCCGCCGAAACGGAACTGGAACAGCAGGATTTACCGAAAGCGGAAGAACCGGAAGTAAAACCGGAAGAAGTGCCTGCTGAAGAAAAAAAGCCCGATTATTACGACCAGTTGCTCCGTTTAAGTGCGGATTTTGACAATTACCGCAAACGCACCGAACGCGAAAAGGCATCTTTTTTGGCCTATGGCAAAAAACAACTGGCCGAAAAACTGTTGCCTTCTTATGAAGTTCTTTTGCGCCAACAGGAATTGTTGGAGAAAAAAGACGCCGAAGGCACTTGCGCCGAAGAATTGAAAAATTTTCAAGCGGGCTTTCGCATGATCGTTACGGAAATGGAAAAAGCCTTCAAATCCGAAGGGATTGAACGCATGGACGTGCTCAATAAACCGTACGATCCCGATACACAGGAAGTAATGGCCATGGTGCCTGCTTCTGCCGAACAAGACGGTCTGGTTTTGCAAGAAGTGCAAATGGGTTTCTTGTTGGACGGCAAAGTGTTGCGCCCGGCACGCGTGCTGGTGGGGCAACATACGGAAGGGTAA
- a CDS encoding nucleoside-diphosphate kinase, which produces MRYIERTLVLIKPDAIEKRISGLILDRLDHLGLQMTGAKVVSLTEELARAHYKNLEGKPFLDEVIQYMMGEFNNVPNHKIYAFVFQGENAIAKIRQEIGSTNPEKAAPWTIRGSFGRFIGDVMQNCVHASGSPEDAEKEIALWFRPEEVLDC; this is translated from the coding sequence ATGAGATATATAGAAAGAACCCTTGTTCTTATTAAACCTGATGCTATTGAAAAACGCATCAGCGGTCTTATTTTAGACCGTTTAGATCACCTCGGCCTGCAAATGACCGGGGCCAAGGTAGTTTCGCTTACCGAAGAGTTGGCGCGCGCCCATTACAAAAACTTAGAAGGCAAACCCTTCTTAGATGAAGTTATCCAATACATGATGGGTGAATTCAACAATGTGCCGAACCATAAAATTTATGCCTTCGTGTTCCAAGGCGAAAACGCCATTGCCAAAATCCGTCAGGAAATCGGCAGCACCAACCCGGAAAAAGCCGCTCCGTGGACAATCCGCGGCAGTTTCGGCCGCTTTATCGGCGATGTAATGCAAAACTGCGTGCACGCCTCCGGTTCTCCGGAAGATGCCGAAAAAGAAATTGCACTTTGGTTTAGACCCGAAGAGGTGTTGGACTGCTAG
- the hrcA gene encoding heat-inducible transcription repressor HrcA yields the protein MRILKPEVAKARKEKILRWVVQQFVETRRPVGSQMIATSALQDVSSATVRNIMKELEEEGYLYQPHTSGGRIPTDKAYRYYVDYLANVQKMAAQERQRIEEQYDARVNEVDNMLVQTSRLLAMLSGAAGFVYTSNVQEQRVQRLDFIPLAPGMILAILVTESGAVRHWPVRTGYVIEPSRLRILSRFINEEITGLTLAEARRILWAHVHSGHQELAGVADLATQVLKDMERPQGDNELYVEGLGRLLENTTEEDYEDLKQMMRVVEERDRFSSMLSEKMTDMERSNKRLNVSIGSENELKELKNLSIVSTACRVGDKTVGMIGIIGPKHMEYTRVMSLVNFIGSLLETSMQNWTALPLGDEEDYE from the coding sequence ATGAGAATCCTAAAACCGGAAGTCGCCAAAGCGCGTAAAGAAAAAATTTTGAGGTGGGTGGTTCAGCAGTTTGTGGAAACCCGCCGTCCTGTCGGCTCGCAAATGATTGCCACCTCTGCCCTGCAAGATGTATCCAGTGCTACGGTGCGCAATATCATGAAGGAACTGGAAGAAGAAGGCTACCTCTATCAACCGCATACTTCCGGCGGACGTATCCCTACGGATAAAGCCTACCGCTATTATGTAGATTATTTGGCCAATGTACAAAAAATGGCCGCGCAAGAACGCCAACGCATTGAAGAACAATATGATGCCCGCGTAAACGAAGTGGATAATATGCTGGTGCAAACTTCGCGTTTGTTGGCCATGCTTTCCGGCGCGGCGGGGTTTGTCTATACCTCTAATGTACAGGAACAACGGGTGCAACGGCTTGATTTTATTCCGTTGGCTCCCGGCATGATTTTGGCTATTTTGGTTACCGAGTCCGGCGCGGTGCGCCATTGGCCCGTACGCACCGGGTATGTGATAGAGCCCTCCCGCTTGCGCATTTTAAGCCGTTTTATTAACGAAGAGATTACCGGCCTTACTTTGGCCGAAGCGCGCCGTATTTTGTGGGCTCATGTTCACTCCGGCCACCAAGAACTGGCCGGCGTGGCGGACTTGGCTACCCAAGTATTAAAAGATATGGAGCGTCCGCAAGGTGATAACGAACTGTATGTGGAAGGGCTCGGCCGTCTGTTGGAAAACACCACGGAAGAAGATTACGAAGATTTGAAGCAAATGATGCGTGTGGTAGAAGAACGCGACCGTTTTTCTTCGATGTTAAGCGAAAAAATGACGGATATGGAACGGTCTAATAAAAGGCTCAATGTCAGCATCGGCAGTGAAAACGAACTGAAAGAACTTAAAAACTTAAGCATCGTTTCTACTGCATGCCGAGTGGGGGATAAAACGGTAGGGATGATTGGTATTATCGGCCCGAAACACATGGAATACACAAGGGTAATGTCGTTAGTCAATTTTATCGGCAGTCTGCTTGAAACTTCCATGCAAAATTGGACGGCCCTGCCTTTGGGGGACGAAGAAGATTATGAGTAA
- the ispE gene encoding 4-(cytidine 5'-diphospho)-2-C-methyl-D-erythritol kinase, with translation MKVERFCPAKVNLFLEVTGKLPNGYHELATLFAKINIGDSLTLEAEPAAETTLALTLTGPVGKMLKADESNLVCRAARAFLEHFNLQARINMVLDKHTPTGAGLGGGSSDAAGVLLALCEIFKKDKNELLPAAAKLGADVPLFMYEDTFLKGEGIGEKLTPVPAGETLPYLVLAYPNTVVPTKGVFARLTLPGKEEVLTNLSKLDKLITDIRCARPLAGWKHLLFNRLEECVVPFTNSVRNVLLDLKKTNADAVLMSGSGSTVFALVETEEDAKKLVKNLQNTERTVFFTTFHRSLTDENHGDKDSSYGRGSPEGICQRNI, from the coding sequence ATGAAAGTAGAACGCTTTTGTCCTGCAAAGGTAAATTTATTTTTGGAAGTAACGGGAAAACTGCCTAACGGATACCACGAACTGGCTACTTTGTTTGCCAAAATCAACATCGGCGACTCCTTAACTCTGGAAGCCGAACCCGCCGCAGAAACCACGCTGGCTCTAACGCTGACGGGCCCCGTGGGCAAGATGCTAAAAGCAGATGAAAGCAATTTGGTTTGCCGCGCGGCCCGCGCTTTTTTGGAGCATTTTAACTTGCAGGCCCGCATCAATATGGTTCTTGATAAACACACCCCCACCGGGGCCGGGCTTGGCGGCGGATCTTCGGACGCGGCCGGCGTTTTGCTGGCTCTTTGCGAAATTTTTAAGAAAGATAAAAACGAACTCTTGCCCGCGGCGGCTAAACTGGGCGCAGATGTACCGCTCTTTATGTATGAAGATACCTTTTTGAAAGGGGAAGGCATCGGCGAAAAATTAACCCCGGTGCCCGCAGGGGAAACCTTGCCCTACTTGGTATTGGCCTACCCCAATACGGTAGTACCCACTAAAGGGGTTTTTGCCCGTTTGACCTTGCCGGGAAAAGAGGAAGTGTTGACAAATCTTTCCAAATTAGATAAACTAATAACAGACATAAGATGCGCCAGACCCCTGGCCGGGTGGAAACACCTGTTGTTCAACCGGCTGGAGGAATGTGTTGTTCCTTTTACAAACTCTGTAAGAAATGTACTGCTCGATTTGAAAAAGACAAATGCCGATGCAGTCCTGATGTCCGGTTCCGGTTCCACAGTTTTTGCTTTGGTTGAAACTGAGGAAGATGCAAAGAAATTAGTAAAGAATTTGCAAAATACGGAACGAACAGTGTTCTTTACGACATTTCACAGGAGTTTGACTGATGAAAATCACGGAGATAAGGATTCATCTTATGGGAGAGGATCGCCTGAAGGCATTTGCCAGCGCAACATTTGA
- a CDS encoding toxin-antitoxin system YwqK family antitoxin, with product MKEKIICIISPTGRTYYKALPLAKEFLDKEQNVINTSGKIPDGEITEYQVSSATIKNLINGKLNGKLEVQNLADGSVSFSEEYKDGHLIQITERHSTKILSKSETKPEAHYPGTVLKSTKSSNSFYINGKEVAEETISSNGASLEVLGVIPDGEVKEFDENGQIKTEAHYKNNKLNGEMRRFSDNGDILSQEQYKDGLLNGKAEYLTYTKEGVVVSKCTYKNARLEGERTVSVKGAPKGRFLIKEHYQNGKLHGERKTFYADGEVETREHFEEGKLHGEREIFFPTGEIWYRENYNNGKLDGERLSYSPNGKVHLEEFYTDGLLEGRRRVFSETGELLACEEYHWGALVHNTERNNL from the coding sequence ATGAAAGAAAAAATAATTTGTATCATTTCCCCCACCGGACGCACTTATTACAAAGCCCTTCCCTTGGCAAAAGAATTTTTGGATAAGGAACAAAATGTTATCAATACCTCCGGCAAAATTCCCGACGGAGAAATAACCGAATACCAGGTTTCTTCCGCCACAATAAAAAACTTAATCAACGGGAAATTAAACGGGAAATTAGAAGTGCAAAACCTCGCCGACGGTTCGGTTTCTTTCAGTGAAGAATACAAAGACGGGCACCTGATACAAATTACCGAACGCCACTCCACCAAAATTCTCTCTAAATCGGAAACCAAGCCCGAAGCACATTACCCCGGCACGGTGTTAAAAAGCACCAAAAGTTCCAACTCCTTTTATATCAACGGCAAGGAAGTAGCCGAGGAAACGATTTCTTCCAACGGGGCATCTTTGGAAGTATTGGGTGTAATTCCGGACGGAGAAGTAAAAGAATTTGACGAAAACGGCCAAATCAAAACCGAGGCACACTATAAAAATAATAAATTAAACGGCGAAATGCGCCGCTTTTCCGATAACGGGGATATCCTCAGCCAAGAACAATACAAAGACGGCTTATTAAACGGAAAGGCCGAGTATTTAACCTACACCAAAGAAGGGGTAGTGGTATCCAAATGCACATACAAAAATGCACGCTTGGAAGGAGAAAGAACGGTTAGCGTAAAAGGAGCCCCAAAAGGACGGTTCTTGATAAAAGAACATTACCAAAACGGAAAATTACACGGCGAACGAAAAACCTTTTATGCCGACGGGGAAGTGGAAACCCGGGAACATTTTGAAGAAGGAAAACTGCACGGAGAACGGGAAATTTTCTTCCCTACGGGAGAAATTTGGTATCGCGAGAATTACAATAACGGTAAATTGGACGGCGAACGCTTATCCTACTCTCCTAACGGGAAAGTCCACTTGGAAGAATTTTATACGGACGGCTTGCTGGAAGGCCGGCGGCGTGTATTCTCCGAAACCGGAGAGTTGCTCGCCTGCGAAGAATACCACTGGGGTGCCCTGGTGCATAACACGGAAAGGAATAATCTATGA